The bacterium genome has a segment encoding these proteins:
- the tsaD gene encoding tRNA (adenosine(37)-N6)-threonylcarbamoyltransferase complex transferase subunit TsaD has translation MLVLGIETSCDETAAAVVKDGKNLLSNVVASQVDFHKAFGGVVPEIASRKHLEAIIPVVDEALKKANAQIQDIDLISVTKGPGLPGSLLVGVVCAKSLALAFNKPIIGVSHIQAHIYANFLINPDIPLPALCLVVSGGHTNLFILNEDKSVRYLGRTRDDAAGEAFDKVAKLLDLGYPGGPIIDKLAKEGNPKFIDFPRPLLPDSWDFSFSGLKTAVLREVRKFQAEGKIPVKDLCASFQEAVVDTLVEKTAMACKEFSLKRVLLGGGVIANSRLRAKFEERAREENWELYIPPLYLCTDNAGMIAVLGYYEFLKKGEEEFDVEPSLRI, from the coding sequence ATGTTGGTTTTAGGGATAGAAACGAGCTGTGATGAAACGGCGGCTGCAGTTGTTAAAGATGGTAAAAACCTTCTCTCAAATGTAGTCGCTTCCCAAGTAGATTTCCACAAAGCTTTTGGAGGCGTCGTCCCCGAGATTGCCTCCCGTAAACATTTAGAAGCAATTATCCCCGTCGTTGATGAGGCACTCAAGAAAGCAAACGCTCAAATTCAAGACATTGATTTAATCTCAGTTACGAAGGGACCAGGACTACCCGGCTCGCTTCTCGTCGGAGTAGTCTGTGCCAAATCCCTCGCACTTGCCTTCAATAAGCCAATCATCGGCGTATCCCATATCCAGGCTCATATCTACGCGAATTTCCTCATAAACCCTGATATCCCTTTGCCAGCCCTCTGCCTTGTCGTCTCCGGAGGACACACAAATCTATTCATCCTCAACGAGGATAAATCAGTCCGATATCTTGGCAGAACCAGGGACGACGCGGCTGGAGAAGCTTTTGATAAGGTCGCAAAGTTATTGGACCTCGGCTATCCCGGCGGACCAATCATTGATAAATTAGCAAAGGAGGGAAATCCAAAATTCATTGACTTTCCTCGCCCTCTCCTTCCCGATAGCTGGGATTTCTCCTTCAGCGGGTTGAAAACAGCGGTCTTGCGGGAGGTAAGGAAATTTCAAGCGGAAGGCAAGATTCCCGTGAAAGATTTATGCGCCTCATTTCAGGAAGCAGTAGTTGATACCCTTGTTGAGAAAACCGCTATGGCATGTAAAGAGTTTTCCTTAAAAAGAGTTCTTCTTGGCGGAGGAGTGATAGCGAACAGCAGATTAAGGGCAAAATTTGAGGAAAGGGCAAGGGAGGAAAATTGGGAACTTTACATCCCTCCCCTTTATCTCTGCACAGACAACGCGGGAATGATTGCAGTTTTAGGCTATTATGAATTCCTGAAGAAAGGGGAAGAAGAATTTGATGTGGAACCCTCTTTACGGATATAA